The following DNA comes from Bacteroidia bacterium.
TTGGAAGCCTACAAGTGGTTTATCTTAGCAAGATCAATACATCCAACATTTAGTTGGCAAGACGGTATTCGCGGAACATTACTGGGGCTTTCGGCAGCCATAATAACACCAGGCCGCTTAGGAGAATATTTGGGACGGTTGTGGAATATTCCCAAAGAATTGCGTGCACCGGGATTATTTTTAGTGTTCATAACCAGATTAGCCCAACTTTCTGTAACTATCTGGGGCGTTTTAATATTGTATAACTCAAATCGAGTTCCTAAAGAGCTCCTTTTTATTTTTGAAATAATTCCGGAGTGGCTATTGTTAGCCATAGGAGTTTTTATTGCAGGACTTTATTCTGCAATAGTATTAAGGCCAGATTTTTTTGTTAAAGCTACCAGCTATTTAACCCAAAAGTATCGGGATTTTATTTACCTCATAGTGGTTATTCCCAAGAGATTTTTTTTAATTAATTTTTGGGCATCTTGTCTCCGATATATTGTTTTTTTACTGCAATATTGGCTACTCTTCGATGATACAGGGGATGTTAGCCTACTGGATTTATCTACTTGTGTTTCTTTAGTTTTTTTTATTAAATCAATTATTCCGAGTATTGCAGTTGCAGAGTTGGGGGTTCGTGGCTCTATTGCTTTGTGGGTTTTAGCACCTACGGGTATATCTGCCGGGTCAATTCTATCTGTTACTGCACTGATTTATTTAATCAATCAAGTTTTTCCGGCTATAGCTGGCTGGTTTATTGGAGTGCGAATAAAAAAAACGGAGTATTCTAAGTAGAATACTCCGTTGGATAAATAATGATGAGAGAGTTATAGTTTTGATAATAGTTCTTTTTTCTTTTCGTTAAATTCATCTTCAGTCAGAATACCTGCTGCTTTAAGTTCACCTAATTCTTTTAGGGTAGCCATAATAGTTTCGCGGGATTCTTTTGCCGGTGGCGGAGTATTGTTTGAAGCAGGGTTATTGGGATTATTGACCAGATTTTGCTGATTTTGCATCATTTGTTGGGCGAGGTTCATTTGAAGCATCGTTTTCATCATGTCAGAAGATGGGTTATCTCCCGTTTTTTCCATGCCCATACCGGTTTGGAACTGTAAAAACTTGTTTACATCCTGAACATTTTGAGATAAATTTACTTTGTTCATCATATTTTGAAGTTCCATTTCGTTATCCAGCATTTTTTCCTTACGCTTTGTCCGAATCTGCATATTTGCCGAAGACATATTATCAAGTTCTTTTTGAAGTTCTTCGGGAAGTGTGATACTTTCTATGTTAAACTTGGTGATAGTTATCCCCATTCCGGTAAAATCCGCAGCGATGATGGGCAGTAATGTATCCCCGACCGTAAGTGCATTTGCGGCCATATCCAAAACAGAAAGCCCTGATTTAGCGATAGCTGCACTGAATTTGGTAATTAAGGCAGTTCGGAACATCTCGATTATTTCATCAGTTGTGAGGTGGCTATCCGTACCGGCAAATTCTTTAAAGAAAACTCCGGCATCATGTATTCGGAATGCAAAGTCACCAAATGACCGTATGCGTACAGTTTCAAATTCCGGATCTCTAACAATAATTGGCTGCTTAGTGCCCCATTTTTGCTGGGTAAATTGACGGGTGTTTACGAAGTAAACATCTGCTTTAAAGGGAGAGTTAAAGCCGTGTTTCCAAGCTTTTAGGGTGCTTAATATCGGCATATTTCTGGTAATCAGCTCATGGCGGCCGGGCTGAAAAACATCCGCCAAAACCCCTTCATTAATAAATACTACAGCTTGTGATTCACGCACAGTTAGCTGCGCACCCATTTTTATCTCCTTATCTTTGTCCGGAAATTTCCAAACCAAAGTATCCCGTGAGTCATCAACCCATTC
Coding sequences within:
- a CDS encoding flippase-like domain-containing protein, with amino-acid sequence MQRSISKKIWLISGKFLFTVLTCGVLYFQLKDFQFYQYYQNFDISLSYVLSLILTALLTVANIALEAYKWFILARSIHPTFSWQDGIRGTLLGLSAAIITPGRLGEYLGRLWNIPKELRAPGLFLVFITRLAQLSVTIWGVLILYNSNRVPKELLFIFEIIPEWLLLAIGVFIAGLYSAIVLRPDFFVKATSYLTQKYRDFIYLIVVIPKRFFLINFWASCLRYIVFLLQYWLLFDDTGDVSLLDLSTCVSLVFFIKSIIPSIAVAELGVRGSIALWVLAPTGISAGSILSVTALIYLINQVFPAIAGWFIGVRIKKTEYSK
- a CDS encoding SPFH domain-containing protein, with protein sequence MGLFDFIKGQLVEVIEWVDDSRDTLVWKFPDKDKEIKMGAQLTVRESQAVVFINEGVLADVFQPGRHELITRNMPILSTLKAWKHGFNSPFKADVYFVNTRQFTQQKWGTKQPIIVRDPEFETVRIRSFGDFAFRIHDAGVFFKEFAGTDSHLTTDEIIEMFRTALITKFSAAIAKSGLSVLDMAANALTVGDTLLPIIAADFTGMGITITKFNIESITLPEELQKELDNMSSANMQIRTKRKEKMLDNEMELQNMMNKVNLSQNVQDVNKFLQFQTGMGMEKTGDNPSSDMMKTMLQMNLAQQMMQNQQNLVNNPNNPASNNTPPPAKESRETIMATLKELGELKAAGILTEDEFNEKKKELLSKL